The genomic DNA TGCGCCTGGTCGCGCACATCGTCAAAAAATACAACGGCGCGGCGGAAACCGACGATCTGATTTCCGTGGGCAGCATCGGGCTCATCAAGGCGATCAACACCTACGAGCCGGGGCGGGGTACCCAACTTGCGACCTATACCGCCCGCTGCATCGAAAACGAGATGCTTATGCTGATACGCAGCAACAAAAAGCACAAGAACAACGTATCGCTTTCCGATCCCGTGGGCGTGGATAAGGACGGGAACGAACTGACGCTGATGGACCTTCTCTTCGAAAAGGAGGAGGGCGTTTTCAAGACGGTGGAATCCAAACTGCTCAAAGAAAAGTTCATGAAAGTGTTGGAACAGGTCCTGACCGAGCGCGAATACACCATTTTGTGTCTTCGCTACGGGCTGAAAGGGGGCGCGCCGCTGCCGCAGCGCGAAGTCGCCAAGTTTTTGAAAATTTCCCGCTCGTACATATCGCGTATCGAAAAGCGCGCCGTGGAAAAGGTGCGCGAAGAGTTGAAGCGCTGCGATTTTTTTATGGATTGAACAAAATTCCGCCGCCGCGAAAGTGTTTTCGCGGCGGCTTTAAAAATTTTATCACAAATTTTCCGAAAATCGTTTACAGAAGGGCGGCTCGGTGCTATAATATAGTCAAAGGTCAAAGAAAGTCTATAAAGGAGGGCGGCATATGAATATCTGCGACGCGATAGAACAATTTTTGCTCGACGCGTTTTCCGAAGACGGCGTTGTGCTCATTTCGCGCAACAATCTGGCGCAGCATTTCGACTGCGCGCCCAGCCAGATCAATTACGTGCTCACCACCCGCTTTACCGCCGACAGGGGCTATCTCACCGCGAGCCGCCGCGGCGGGGGCGGATACATCGAAATACGCAAGATCGACGTCAGCAAGGACGGTTATTTAAACGAAATATTGTGCCGCGAGATCGGGGAAGAGATCTCCTGCCGCAGGGCGCAGAGCATTCTGGAAACACTCGCCGAGCGAAACGTCGTCACGCGGCGCGAAAGCGCGCTTTTAAACCTGGCGATGTCCGACAGTTCCCTGTCTTCGCCCATCGTCATCAAAGACCGCCTGCGGGCGCAGATCCTCAAAAATATCATTCTCGAACTCATACAGGAGAGACAAGACTGATGCTCTGTAATCAATGCAAACAAAGGCAGGCGGCGCACTGCATCAAAAAAGATACCGAGGCGGGCGTGGAAGAAATGTTCCTCTGCGAGGAATGCTATGCGCGGGCGCAAGAGGATCCCGTGTTCGGGCCCGACCTTTTCGCCTCCTTTTTCACGAAGGATATTTCCGAGGAAAGCCGCTGCTGCGAAAATTGCGGCACGACGCTCGCGGAATATTCCAAAACGGGCATTTTAGGCTGTGAAAAGTGTTACGAGGCGTTCCGCGAGGAACTGATGCCCGCCATCCGCAAGATCCACGGCAAGACGACGCATAAGGGCAAGCACCCCTCGGGCGAGAGCACCTATTACGAACTTCTGGAAGAACAGCGCCTGCTGCGCGCGGAACTGGAACGCGCGCTCAAAGAAAAGCGGATGAAGGACGCCGACCGCATCAACAAAGATATCCGCGCCATCAACAAAATAATATACAGAGGCGATTTCGGAGGGAGCGATGATTAACAACCGAGATCTGGAAAGCACCATCGTTTCCACCCGCGTGCGTCTCGCGCGCAATATCGCGGGCTATCCTTTTCCCTCGAAACTGAAAAATACCGAACAGGCGAAAGAGATCATCCGACTCGTCAATACCGAGGCGAGCCGCGTGGGCGTGTTCAATCTCTATTTTATGGATGCAGTTTCCGATATCGTGGCGCGCTGTCTGATGGAAGATCATCTCATCAGCGCGGACCTCATTGCCAACAAAAAATACGGCGCGGCGCTCATCGACGAGGAAGAGAAGTTCTCCATCATGATCAACGAGGAGGACCACCTGCGCGAACAGTATCTTTTGCGCGGCTTTCGTCTGAACCGCGCCTACGAAAAAATTTCCGCAATGGACGATATGCTGTCCAAATCCATACGCTTTGCGTACGACAAACAGTTGGGCTATCTGACCGCCTGTCCCACCAATCTGGGCACGGGCTTACGCGCCTCGGTCATGCTCTTTCTGCCGGGACTCACGCGCCTCAATAAGATGAACAATCTCATTCACCACATTTCCCGCCTGGGGCTCACGGTGCGCGGCGTGTACGGAGAGGGGAGCGTTGCGGAAGGGTATATGTATCAGATCAGCAACGAAGTGACTTTGGGCGTGGAGGAGGAAACCATACTTTCCGAAGTGGAAAACGCCGTATTGGAAGTCGTCGGGCTGGAAGCCCGCGCGAGGGAACAACTCGTCAAAAACGATCTCATCGGCGTCAAGGACGACTGCCGCCGCTCGTTCGGCATTCTCACCAACTGCGAAAAAGTTTCTTTTAAGGAATTCCTGCAGTTGATCTCCAACGTAAAACTGGGCGCGGCGCTGGGCTATGTGCCCATCGGCGATATATCCAAGATCGACGACCTGATCGTCGCCGTGCGCCCCGCCAATATCAATTTATTCAGCGACCGCGAAGTGAGCGAACTGGAACAGAACGTCTGCCGCGCGGCTAAATGTACGTCCGCACTCCTTGAAGCGGCAAAATAAGGATAACGGAGGCTTCTTTTATGAGTTATTTCGATAAATTCACCATCAATTTGCAAAAGGCGATCAAAGTTTCCTCGGATGCTGCCAAGCATTTCGGGAGCAGTTATATCGGGAGCGAACATATCCTGTTCGGCATTTTAAACGTGCCTGAGTGCCGCGCCTGTAAACTTTTAAAGGCGGCGGGCGTCAACGAAGGGGCGTACCGCGCCGTATTCGTGCGCAGCCTCGACAAGAACACCAAAGTCGCCGGCTTTACGCCGCGCACCAAAAATATGTTCGAGCGCGCGTGCGAGTTCGCCCTCTGCGACGGCGCGGGCGCCATGGTCGGCACCGAACATATGCTTCTCGCCATTCTCGACGACGAAGATTCCATCGCCTTCCGCATTTTAAAAATGCTCGGCGCGGATATTTCCGGGCTCGTTTCCGCGCTCGACAAGGAAATGGGCTTTTCCGAAGAGGATACAGACGTGCGCGACGAGTACAGTGCGCCGACCTTTATCCGTTTTTCGGCGGAGCCGTACGCCGCCAATCCTGCCGCAGCGCAAAACGGCGCGCGTGCGGAAAAGGGCCCGCTCGCTAATTTCAAATTCGGGACCGACCTCACGCAGAAGGCTCGCGAGGGGAAAATAGACCCCGTCATCGGGCGCAAAAAGGAGATCGATAAGATCATTCAGGTCTTATCCCGCCGCACCAAAAACAATCCCGTGCTGATCGGCGAACCCGGCGTGGGCAAGAGCGCAGTCGTGGAGGGGCTTGCGCAGGCGATCGTTCACGGCGACGTGCCCGATCTTTTGCGCGACAAGATCGTGTACGCGCTCGACCTTCCCGGCATGCTGGCAGGCGCGAAATACCGCGGCGATTTCGAAGAGCGGCTCAAAGAAACCATCGAACAGGTGCAAAAGAGCGGCAACGTCATTTTATTCATCGACGAAATTCACAACATCGTGGGCGCGGGCGCGAGCGCGGACAACAGCATGGACGCGGCGAACATTTTAAAGCCCATGCTGGCACGCGGGGAGTTGCAGACCATCGGCGCGACCACCATCGACGAATACAGAAAATATATCGAAAAGGATCCCGCCCTGGAACGCCGCTTTACGCCCGTCAACGTGGAGCAGCCCAGCGTGCCCGAAACCATCGAAATTCTGCGCGGGCTGCGAGATAAGTACGAGGCGCACCATAAAGTGACCATCACCGACGAGGCGATCGTGGCTGCGGCGAGCCTTTCCGACCGCTATATCACAGACCGTTTCCTTCCCGACAAGGCGATCGACCTCATCGACGAGGCGGCGTCCCGCGCGCGGCTGGACAGTTACAACGGACCGAAGGGAGTCAAGGAAAAAGAGGCGGAGATCGAGCGTCTGAACGCCGAAAAGAACAAGGCGGTGCGGCGCGACGAATACGGCAAGGCGCAGGAGATCATGGATCAGATCAAAGCGATCCGCGCCGAGATCGACAAGATACAGGCCGACTGGAAGAGCCGCCCCAACGAAAATATGGCGTCTATCGGCTCGGACGAGGTCGCAAAGATCGTGAGCAGTTGGACGGGGATCCCCGTTTTGAAACTCACGCAGGAGGAAAGCGAAAAACTTCTGCACCTTGAAGAAGAATTGCATAAGCGCGTCATCGGGCAGGACGAGGCGGTTTCCGCCGTGGCGAAAGCCATCCGCCGCGCGCGCGCGGGGCTGAAAGACCCCAACAAACCGATCGGCTCGTTCATTTTCGTGGGGCCCACGGGCGTGGGCAAGACCGAACTTTCAAAGGCGCTCGCGCAGGCGATGTTCGGCGACGATAAACTGATGATCCGCCTGGATATGAGCGAATTCATGGAAAAGCACGCCGTGAGCAAGATCATCGGCGCGCCCCCCGGATACGTGGGATTTGACGAATCGGGCGGCCAACTCACCGAAAAGATACGCCGCAAACCGTACAGCGTGGTGCTCTTCGACGAGATCGAGAAGGCGCATCCCGACGTATTCAATATCCTGTTGCAGATCCTCGACGACGGCCGTCTGACCGATAGCAAGGGGCGCGTGATCAGTTTTAAAAATACGGTCGTGATCATGACCTCGAACGTGGGCGCGGGCAAGGTGAAGAGCATTTCCCGCCTCGGGTTCAATACCCCCGCGGAAGACGCCGAGTACGACAAGATGAAGGACAATATCACCGAGGAACTGAAAGCGCAGTTCAAACCCGAATTTTTAAACCGCGTG from Candidatus Borkfalkia ceftriaxoniphila includes the following:
- the sigK gene encoding RNA polymerase sporulation sigma factor SigK, with the protein product MFFEFLYAVLGKLVFFTSAIGGKSSFPKPLSPEDEAKYLRLAREGDKNAKDTLVRHNMRLVAHIVKKYNGAAETDDLISVGSIGLIKAINTYEPGRGTQLATYTARCIENEMLMLIRSNKKHKNNVSLSDPVGVDKDGNELTLMDLLFEKEEGVFKTVESKLLKEKFMKVLEQVLTEREYTILCLRYGLKGGAPLPQREVAKFLKISRSYISRIEKRAVEKVREELKRCDFFMD
- a CDS encoding CtsR family transcriptional regulator: MNICDAIEQFLLDAFSEDGVVLISRNNLAQHFDCAPSQINYVLTTRFTADRGYLTASRRGGGGYIEIRKIDVSKDGYLNEILCREIGEEISCRRAQSILETLAERNVVTRRESALLNLAMSDSSLSSPIVIKDRLRAQILKNIILELIQERQD
- a CDS encoding ATP--guanido phosphotransferase encodes the protein MINNRDLESTIVSTRVRLARNIAGYPFPSKLKNTEQAKEIIRLVNTEASRVGVFNLYFMDAVSDIVARCLMEDHLISADLIANKKYGAALIDEEEKFSIMINEEDHLREQYLLRGFRLNRAYEKISAMDDMLSKSIRFAYDKQLGYLTACPTNLGTGLRASVMLFLPGLTRLNKMNNLIHHISRLGLTVRGVYGEGSVAEGYMYQISNEVTLGVEEETILSEVENAVLEVVGLEARAREQLVKNDLIGVKDDCRRSFGILTNCEKVSFKEFLQLISNVKLGAALGYVPIGDISKIDDLIVAVRPANINLFSDREVSELEQNVCRAAKCTSALLEAAK
- a CDS encoding ATP-dependent Clp protease ATP-binding subunit, translated to MSYFDKFTINLQKAIKVSSDAAKHFGSSYIGSEHILFGILNVPECRACKLLKAAGVNEGAYRAVFVRSLDKNTKVAGFTPRTKNMFERACEFALCDGAGAMVGTEHMLLAILDDEDSIAFRILKMLGADISGLVSALDKEMGFSEEDTDVRDEYSAPTFIRFSAEPYAANPAAAQNGARAEKGPLANFKFGTDLTQKAREGKIDPVIGRKKEIDKIIQVLSRRTKNNPVLIGEPGVGKSAVVEGLAQAIVHGDVPDLLRDKIVYALDLPGMLAGAKYRGDFEERLKETIEQVQKSGNVILFIDEIHNIVGAGASADNSMDAANILKPMLARGELQTIGATTIDEYRKYIEKDPALERRFTPVNVEQPSVPETIEILRGLRDKYEAHHKVTITDEAIVAAASLSDRYITDRFLPDKAIDLIDEAASRARLDSYNGPKGVKEKEAEIERLNAEKNKAVRRDEYGKAQEIMDQIKAIRAEIDKIQADWKSRPNENMASIGSDEVAKIVSSWTGIPVLKLTQEESEKLLHLEEELHKRVIGQDEAVSAVAKAIRRARAGLKDPNKPIGSFIFVGPTGVGKTELSKALAQAMFGDDKLMIRLDMSEFMEKHAVSKIIGAPPGYVGFDESGGQLTEKIRRKPYSVVLFDEIEKAHPDVFNILLQILDDGRLTDSKGRVISFKNTVVIMTSNVGAGKVKSISRLGFNTPAEDAEYDKMKDNITEELKAQFKPEFLNRVDEIIIFHKLTREDGAKVCDLFLETLSKRLKNRDIELNVSDAAKQKLLDEGYDEVYGARPLKRVIQRRIEDALSEEILLNKVSTGQKVNVDVKDGAFVFQPVK